A portion of the Candidatus Nitrosotenuis aquarius genome contains these proteins:
- a CDS encoding helix-turn-helix transcriptional regulator translates to MNNQEAVLCIQEEIVPNLEGMLFVRITDILIRMVKAPLLAIGLLLTVVLPTQSFGSLRAVDFTIYPDGTTHISQQSSADPTEPELKVPLFGKSIDNFVVQDEDGLLLSFEIDSKGATIQTFGASSVSIEYDSYDLVSKKGKIWTFAIDSPIDYTITMPDEATVVDIANPDSIDTIDEKRISLLKGKNQIEYFFSTSGPALSALNAINEVRSILEEATTKNIDVTSAQEKLDLAIFAYDNKKYVDAEDLALEASALAQQKIDEFEKNSQNSVTNPVDWFKDNIAGIATSIVAIGGAVSVLTLLLKKTKSAVKKTMGPLLSKDEEDSEPEPEVDSDELVTQEMREDDKQLVAYLEKNGGQAFERDLRKKFLLPRTTMWRAVKRLERQGVIEIEKKDFQNLVRLKKKEESA, encoded by the coding sequence ATGAATAACCAAGAGGCAGTACTCTGTATCCAAGAGGAAATCGTTCCTAATCTAGAAGGAATGCTTTTTGTAAGGATTACAGATATCCTCATTAGAATGGTAAAAGCACCGCTACTGGCAATAGGACTTCTTCTTACAGTAGTACTGCCTACGCAATCTTTTGGTTCCCTTCGAGCCGTTGACTTTACAATTTACCCAGATGGCACTACTCATATTTCTCAACAATCGTCTGCCGACCCAACAGAACCAGAACTAAAGGTCCCGCTTTTTGGCAAATCCATTGATAATTTCGTAGTCCAAGACGAGGATGGCTTGCTGTTATCGTTTGAAATAGATAGCAAGGGCGCCACAATCCAGACCTTTGGCGCATCCTCCGTTTCTATCGAATATGACAGCTATGACCTAGTTTCAAAGAAGGGCAAGATCTGGACATTTGCAATAGATTCTCCAATCGACTATACCATCACAATGCCGGACGAGGCAACTGTAGTCGATATTGCAAATCCAGACAGCATTGACACTATAGATGAAAAACGCATCTCATTACTCAAAGGCAAAAACCAGATAGAGTATTTCTTTAGCACGTCAGGTCCAGCACTTTCTGCACTAAACGCAATAAACGAAGTAAGATCAATTCTTGAAGAAGCTACTACTAAAAACATTGATGTAACATCAGCACAAGAAAAGCTAGATCTGGCGATCTTTGCATATGACAACAAAAAATACGTCGATGCCGAGGATTTGGCGCTAGAAGCAAGTGCACTGGCACAGCAAAAAATAGACGAATTTGAGAAAAACAGCCAAAACTCGGTAACAAACCCAGTAGACTGGTTCAAAGACAATATCGCAGGAATCGCAACCTCGATTGTGGCAATAGGCGGCGCAGTCTCTGTACTTACACTTCTTCTCAAAAAGACCAAGAGCGCAGTCAAAAAGACAATGGGACCACTGCTCAGCAAAGACGAGGAGGATTCAGAGCCAGAACCAGAGGTAGATTCAGACGAGCTAGTAACCCAGGAAATGAGAGAAGACGACAAGCAGCTAGTAGCGTATTTGGAGAAAAACGGAGGCCAAGCCTTTGAGCGTGACCTGCGAAAGAAATTCCTCTTACCTAGAACCACAATGTGGCGAGCAGTAAAACGACTTGAACGACAAGGTGTTATAGAGATAGAGAAAAAAGACTTTCAGAATTTGGTTCGACTAAAGAAAAAGGAGGAATCCGCATGA
- a CDS encoding winged helix-turn-helix domain-containing protein yields MSKQQYRSEMGIMGDILNVTMEGGRQGTIVSAISRRANLSHYAVIDKCEKLSTAGLVQTVKTDKNRLYTITEKGIEFVQEFRKFQSILDTLNLRY; encoded by the coding sequence ATGTCAAAACAACAATACAGGTCCGAAATGGGCATAATGGGAGATATCCTCAATGTCACCATGGAAGGGGGCAGACAAGGAACTATTGTCTCTGCAATATCTAGAAGAGCAAACCTTTCGCACTATGCCGTAATTGACAAGTGTGAAAAGCTCTCTACCGCAGGCTTGGTCCAAACCGTCAAAACCGACAAGAACCGACTATATACAATCACCGAAAAAGGCATCGAGTTCGTCCAAGAGTTCCGCAAGTTCCAGTCCATCCTAGACACACTGAATTTGAGGTATTAA
- a CDS encoding transcriptional regulator, giving the protein MFEKFKKTEEFEQDTGMLEQEKPRVEAERTAEQAPSGSEIGIADLMNKRAKLEEAIDYVGLMIKNLKDKRTRLVKEIEDESVDIQNLKDKLVKVGEYIEEEGRGIRDLSNKRAQVEKQADEVGALIGNLRSKLASIDSVVEGEENKVKSIKESRQKL; this is encoded by the coding sequence ATGTTTGAAAAATTTAAGAAGACGGAGGAATTTGAACAGGATACTGGTATGTTAGAGCAGGAAAAACCACGAGTTGAAGCGGAACGCACAGCGGAACAGGCTCCATCTGGCTCTGAAATCGGCATTGCAGACCTGATGAACAAGCGCGCAAAGCTGGAAGAAGCCATTGATTATGTGGGATTAATGATAAAGAACCTAAAGGACAAGCGAACCAGGCTAGTCAAGGAAATAGAGGACGAATCCGTAGATATTCAGAATTTAAAGGATAAACTAGTCAAAGTTGGCGAATACATAGAAGAAGAGGGTCGCGGAATCCGGGATCTGTCCAACAAGCGTGCCCAGGTAGAAAAGCAGGCAGACGAGGTTGGCGCCCTAATAGGCAACCTACGAAGCAAACTTGCCAGCATCGACAGCGTAGTCGAAGGCGAGGAAAACAAGGTCAAGTCCATCAAGGAATCTAGGCAAAAACTATAG
- a CDS encoding Snf7 family protein, with the protein MTNFQNSWSKPTTPSVSEKLGDVLKPKGALKPRIEQATRSLQNQISKLDGMLTKLKQREEKLFQRVVQATQKHDTHTSKVLANELAEVRKVTKMLGNCRMALEQIELRLTTFHDLGDTVVTIAPTIGLMRSLKSSLGKFMPEADHELGMMTEMLNGLMAESFSGEGAFGMDQSTNEESERILEEAAAVAEASVGDRFPSTPVSSKTATSTRYL; encoded by the coding sequence ATGACAAACTTCCAGAATTCCTGGTCCAAACCAACAACACCAAGCGTATCTGAAAAGTTGGGCGACGTCCTCAAGCCTAAAGGCGCATTAAAGCCAAGAATTGAGCAGGCAACAAGAAGCCTACAGAACCAAATCTCAAAACTTGACGGAATGCTGACCAAACTAAAGCAAAGGGAGGAAAAACTATTCCAAAGAGTAGTCCAAGCAACCCAAAAACACGATACTCACACTAGCAAAGTTTTAGCCAACGAACTAGCTGAAGTCCGAAAGGTCACCAAGATGCTAGGAAACTGCAGAATGGCGCTAGAACAAATCGAACTAAGACTAACAACATTCCACGACCTAGGAGACACCGTAGTCACAATAGCACCGACAATCGGCCTAATGAGAAGCCTCAAGTCTTCGCTGGGCAAGTTCATGCCAGAGGCAGACCACGAACTAGGTATGATGACCGAGATGCTAAACGGACTAATGGCGGAGTCCTTCTCAGGCGAGGGAGCGTTTGGCATGGATCAAAGCACAAACGAAGAGTCCGAAAGGATTCTAGAGGAAGCCGCAGCCGTAGCCGAAGCGTCCGTGGGCGACAGATTCCCATCTACGCCAGTAAGCTCCAAGACAGCAACCTCAACAAGATACCTCTAA
- a CDS encoding transcription initiation factor IIB — MTQTARNSDRCPRCAKGAMLTDGSTGEMFCNTCGFVATERVEEEGPEWRSFSKEEGENRTRTGTPTSLAMHDMGLATIIGQADKDASGKPLTSSMKSTIERLRTWDSRSQVHEPVDRNFRQAFSELDRLKDKLALSDAVIEKTAYIYRKALDKGLVRGRSIPGLVAAALYAACRNTETPRTLTDVANGINIKRKDVARCYRLLLRELDLKMPVVDPIKGVARIASIADLSEKTKRKALEFLKEASRIEVSAGKDPMGLAAAALYLACVMLGENKTQKDIAQAAGVTEVTIRNRYKGLKEALKL; from the coding sequence ATGACACAAACAGCACGAAATAGCGACCGTTGTCCTCGTTGCGCAAAAGGTGCAATGCTAACTGATGGCAGCACAGGCGAGATGTTTTGTAACACATGTGGATTTGTTGCAACAGAGCGAGTTGAAGAAGAAGGACCAGAGTGGCGTTCCTTTTCCAAAGAAGAGGGAGAGAACCGAACTCGAACAGGTACACCGACTTCACTTGCGATGCACGACATGGGTCTTGCAACAATTATCGGCCAGGCTGACAAAGACGCATCTGGAAAACCACTGACATCTTCGATGAAGAGCACCATTGAAAGGCTACGAACTTGGGACTCGCGAAGCCAAGTCCACGAACCAGTGGATAGGAACTTTAGGCAGGCATTCTCGGAGCTGGACAGACTCAAGGACAAGCTGGCACTTTCTGATGCAGTCATTGAAAAGACGGCATACATCTACAGAAAGGCACTTGACAAAGGGCTTGTTCGAGGACGTTCAATTCCTGGACTAGTAGCTGCTGCCCTTTATGCGGCATGCAGAAACACAGAGACCCCAAGAACTCTAACCGATGTGGCAAACGGCATCAACATCAAGCGAAAAGACGTAGCTCGATGTTATAGATTGCTCCTTCGAGAACTGGACCTAAAAATGCCAGTAGTCGATCCAATCAAGGGAGTCGCAAGAATTGCAAGCATTGCTGACTTGTCTGAAAAGACAAAGAGAAAGGCACTTGAATTCCTAAAGGAGGCGAGCCGAATTGAGGTATCTGCTGGAAAGGACCCAATGGGTCTTGCGGCAGCTGCTTTGTACTTGGCTTGCGTGATGCTAGGCGAGAACAAAACCCAAAAAGACATTGCCCAGGCAGCAGGCGTAACTGAGGTTACCATCCGAAACAGGTACAAGGGCCTCAAAGAAGCATTAAAGCTCTAA
- a CDS encoding SDR family NAD(P)-dependent oxidoreductase — MKLSGKIAIITGGSRGIGKAIAKEFAVNGASVVISGRDQEKLDETAKEIGAVAIQADIRKESEVKNLIERTVEKFGRLDILVNNAGVFPKIKLLHEISDSEWRDVLDVNLNGPFYATKHSIPHLQKNGGAIINIASSAGIKAYENFNADAYSASKAALVLLTKCWALEYAKNKIRVNCICPGVVETDMTSEFLSTPATREMMNYAYPIGRFGTVDDVAKAALYFASEQDAPWATGAVLPLDGGESLK, encoded by the coding sequence ATGAAGCTCTCAGGCAAAATCGCAATCATAACTGGCGGAAGCAGGGGAATAGGAAAGGCAATTGCAAAGGAATTTGCTGTAAACGGCGCAAGCGTTGTGATTTCTGGGAGAGACCAAGAAAAGCTGGACGAGACAGCAAAGGAGATCGGCGCAGTTGCCATACAAGCCGACATTAGAAAGGAATCTGAAGTTAAAAACCTCATAGAAAGAACAGTGGAGAAGTTTGGCAGACTGGACATTTTGGTAAACAACGCCGGGGTTTTTCCCAAGATCAAGCTCCTCCATGAGATTTCGGATTCGGAATGGAGGGATGTCTTGGATGTCAATCTCAACGGCCCATTTTATGCCACAAAACATTCCATACCGCACTTGCAAAAAAACGGGGGCGCAATAATCAATATTGCCTCGTCTGCCGGCATAAAGGCATATGAGAACTTTAATGCGGATGCATATTCTGCGTCAAAGGCTGCTCTGGTTTTGCTGACCAAATGCTGGGCTTTGGAATATGCAAAAAACAAGATTCGTGTTAACTGTATTTGTCCAGGCGTTGTGGAAACGGACATGACGTCGGAATTTCTCTCAACTCCTGCAACCAGAGAGATGATGAACTATGCATATCCCATAGGCAGATTTGGGACAGTAGACGATGTTGCAAAGGCCGCCCTGTATTTTGCATCAGAGCAAGACGCGCCTTGGGCTACTGGCGCTGTTTTGCCTTTGGACGGCGGCGAATCCCTAAAGTAA
- a CDS encoding 3'(2'),5'-bisphosphate nucleotidase CysQ family protein, with amino-acid sequence MSNSLPFSNPISEARLALDAAKKASTAVMRVYGEEFTSHLKDDDSPITKADLQSNEIIKQALASSGHHVLSEEDADDTSRLGQEKIWIVDPLDGTSDFVNRTGEFTIMIALVHNKVPVLGVISRPTTDTIFLAQKNSGAFKLENEKWSRLQVSNTRNLAQCKAVGSRFHLTEQEKEFFKKLGVASFESRGSSLKVAEICQGLADLYLTTSNKIKQWDTCASHCLITESGGKITDMYGNLVLYNTEKLNHENGLVVTNGLVHEEIIRKYSS; translated from the coding sequence ATGTCCAATAGCCTACCATTCTCAAATCCCATCAGCGAAGCCCGTCTTGCCTTGGATGCTGCAAAAAAGGCAAGCACAGCTGTGATGAGAGTGTATGGGGAAGAATTTACGTCTCACCTAAAGGATGACGATTCCCCAATAACAAAGGCAGACCTGCAAAGCAATGAAATAATCAAGCAGGCTTTGGCATCATCTGGTCATCACGTTCTATCGGAAGAAGATGCGGACGATACATCTAGGCTTGGCCAGGAAAAGATTTGGATTGTGGATCCGCTTGATGGGACAAGCGACTTTGTCAACAGGACTGGTGAGTTTACCATTATGATTGCCCTAGTACACAACAAGGTTCCAGTTCTTGGTGTGATTAGCAGGCCCACAACCGACACAATATTTTTGGCGCAGAAAAATTCCGGCGCATTCAAGCTTGAAAATGAAAAATGGTCAAGACTTCAGGTCAGCAATACAAGAAACTTGGCGCAATGCAAGGCTGTAGGAAGCAGATTTCACCTAACAGAACAAGAAAAAGAGTTTTTCAAAAAACTCGGCGTTGCAAGCTTTGAGAGCCGGGGCAGCTCACTGAAAGTAGCGGAGATCTGTCAGGGCTTGGCAGACCTGTATCTTACCACATCAAACAAGATAAAACAATGGGATACGTGCGCCTCGCACTGCCTGATTACAGAGTCTGGGGGAAAAATTACCGACATGTATGGCAATCTGGTATTATACAATACTGAAAAGCTAAACCATGAAAACGGCCTAGTTGTGACAAACGGCTTGGTCCACGAAGAGATAATTCGAAAATATAGCAGCTAG
- the cysC gene encoding adenylyl-sulfate kinase codes for MAFVVWMTGLPCSGKTTIVRAMQKVVPNLAILDGDELREWLSPKDFSKEGRVEHNKKVAHLAKLLLKHNVPVGVSLVSPFFENRADARKIVGDDSKFFEVYVKCSLEECETRDVKGMYKKARANEIKQFTGVSDPYDIPTNPDFVVETDKETLDESVQKMLSFLKSKNVV; via the coding sequence ATGGCATTTGTAGTATGGATGACAGGACTCCCCTGCTCTGGCAAGACAACCATAGTTCGCGCAATGCAAAAAGTCGTACCAAACCTTGCCATTCTAGATGGAGATGAGCTAAGAGAATGGCTCTCGCCAAAGGACTTTTCAAAAGAAGGAAGAGTAGAGCACAACAAAAAGGTCGCCCACCTAGCAAAACTATTGCTCAAGCACAACGTACCAGTAGGAGTGTCTCTGGTTTCTCCGTTCTTTGAGAATCGAGCAGACGCAAGAAAAATTGTAGGAGACGACTCAAAATTCTTTGAAGTCTATGTCAAGTGCTCCCTAGAGGAATGCGAAACTAGGGACGTCAAAGGCATGTACAAAAAGGCACGAGCAAACGAAATCAAGCAATTCACTGGTGTTTCAGACCCATACGACATACCGACAAACCCAGACTTTGTGGTAGAAACAGACAAGGAAACACTGGACGAGTCGGTGCAAAAAATGCTAAGCTTTCTAAAATCAAAAAACGTAGTCTAG
- a CDS encoding hemerythrin domain-containing protein — MSATDILRQDHLKIKRLEKIILKCYQDLYAGRNIPLSDIEKINFVIAEFLDSIHYSREEDSYFACVASYDSLKDEIRKFMIEHEFSRRIAKNINKYLQEWKNGKDSREPVARFLRTYSIYLEDHLKKEDEFFNKAEAQIISKEEEQAMYEQFQSVMAVSTKMETILQQIDYLEKQDWFVS, encoded by the coding sequence ATGAGCGCAACAGACATCCTAAGGCAAGACCACCTCAAAATAAAGAGACTAGAAAAAATAATTCTAAAGTGCTACCAAGACCTCTATGCAGGAAGAAACATTCCATTATCTGATATAGAAAAAATCAACTTTGTAATTGCTGAATTTCTGGATTCAATCCATTATTCTAGAGAGGAGGACTCGTATTTTGCCTGTGTTGCAAGCTATGATTCTCTCAAGGATGAAATCAGAAAATTCATGATAGAGCACGAGTTTTCCCGCAGGATTGCAAAAAACATCAACAAATATCTCCAAGAGTGGAAGAACGGCAAAGACTCGCGCGAGCCAGTAGCTAGATTCCTTAGAACTTATTCCATATACCTAGAGGACCACCTAAAAAAAGAAGACGAGTTCTTTAACAAGGCAGAAGCTCAAATCATATCAAAAGAAGAAGAGCAGGCAATGTATGAGCAGTTCCAGTCAGTAATGGCAGTTTCAACAAAAATGGAGACCATACTGCAGCAGATCGACTATCTGGAAAAACAGGACTGGTTTGTGTCGTAA
- a CDS encoding SDR family NAD(P)-dependent oxidoreductase, whose protein sequence is MKAIVLGGSKGIGKAIADSLSSIGCDVVATSRKEIDTANLSSVKRFIKKQKQTDILVLNTGGPPPKQFSEVTEKEWQKYHNQLFLGFCLLLQKLKVRDGGYIFVITSGVIKEPNPRLIISSAYRLAFTAVFKLASKELAARKVSCVNIAPGLINTDRVRDLGNAVDMAKNIPMKRLGEPREIGDFVKGIIENKIKYLSGVTIPFDGANSNFVV, encoded by the coding sequence ATGAAGGCAATTGTTCTTGGTGGATCTAAGGGAATAGGAAAGGCAATTGCAGATTCTTTATCATCAATTGGATGTGATGTTGTAGCAACATCCAGAAAAGAAATCGACACTGCAAATCTATCAAGTGTCAAGCGATTCATAAAAAAACAAAAGCAGACAGACATCTTGGTTCTAAACACAGGTGGCCCGCCACCAAAGCAGTTCTCCGAGGTAACCGAAAAAGAGTGGCAAAAATACCACAACCAACTGTTTTTGGGATTTTGCCTCTTGCTTCAAAAACTAAAGGTACGAGATGGCGGGTACATCTTTGTGATAACGTCTGGCGTCATCAAGGAGCCAAATCCAAGGCTGATTATTTCTAGTGCATACAGATTGGCGTTTACCGCCGTTTTCAAGCTTGCAAGCAAGGAGCTGGCAGCAAGAAAGGTAAGCTGTGTAAACATTGCGCCTGGATTGATCAATACAGATCGGGTGCGCGACCTTGGCAATGCGGTAGACATGGCAAAAAACATTCCAATGAAAAGACTTGGCGAGCCAAGAGAAATTGGAGATTTTGTAAAAGGTATAATTGAAAACAAAATCAAGTATCTCTCTGGTGTTACCATTCCGTTTGACGGTGCAAATTCTAATTTTGTAGTATGA
- a CDS encoding metallophosphoesterase family protein codes for MDLVFSDIHADIEGLETILDVAFSSEFEEKYGKASRIINLGDLLERGTSPKQVLQKMSELAKSFPMISVMGNHDEGFLYKKFLSGSSYASLKEHELLSNQDTEFFRQNKDGTFGDQFVIDRKDRLFCVHGGPVNPDKIAKKGDDPWLYQRTWQRLSEEDYEFFSYSGYHYKAESAFGEAKAELDNFLILCGHQHMEAAIRQTGDEITNILPSRYETEKISQYTLRKRQIPIEKNSNYLVRTGLGGPQGYYGGGFARPHFGIIQDDPRQVIFFELE; via the coding sequence ATGGATCTAGTATTTTCTGATATTCATGCAGACATTGAGGGACTAGAGACAATACTGGACGTTGCATTTTCCTCCGAGTTTGAAGAAAAATACGGCAAAGCATCTAGGATTATCAATCTGGGAGATCTGTTAGAGCGTGGCACAAGCCCAAAGCAAGTACTGCAGAAAATGAGCGAGCTTGCCAAGTCATTTCCGATGATCTCTGTCATGGGCAATCATGATGAGGGGTTTTTGTACAAAAAATTCCTCTCTGGAAGCTCCTATGCAAGCCTCAAGGAACATGAATTACTGTCAAACCAGGATACGGAATTCTTTAGGCAAAACAAGGACGGCACATTTGGGGACCAGTTTGTAATAGACAGAAAGGACAGACTTTTCTGCGTTCACGGTGGACCGGTAAATCCGGACAAAATAGCAAAGAAAGGAGATGATCCATGGCTGTACCAGCGAACCTGGCAGAGACTCTCAGAAGAAGACTATGAGTTTTTCAGCTATTCCGGGTATCACTACAAGGCAGAGTCTGCATTTGGCGAGGCAAAGGCCGAGCTGGACAATTTCCTAATTCTGTGCGGACACCAGCACATGGAGGCAGCCATCAGGCAAACCGGGGATGAAATCACGAACATTTTGCCGTCCAGATATGAAACGGAAAAAATCTCACAATACACTCTACGAAAAAGGCAGATCCCAATTGAGAAAAATTCAAACTATCTGGTAAGGACGGGTCTTGGCGGCCCACAAGGATACTATGGAGGAGGATTTGCCAGGCCTCACTTTGGAATCATACAAGACGATCCAAGACAAGTGATATTCTTTGAGCTGGAATAG
- a CDS encoding DUF2312 domain-containing protein: MSQTLTNLYSAMLKTLVDRRAELVAEIEEINNQIVEIKQEAKENGINIAN, encoded by the coding sequence ATGAGTCAAACACTAACAAATCTGTACAGCGCTATGCTCAAGACACTAGTCGACAGACGCGCAGAGCTAGTAGCTGAAATTGAAGAAATTAACAACCAGATAGTAGAGATAAAACAAGAAGCCAAAGAAAACGGAATAAACATAGCTAACTAA
- a CDS encoding sn-glycerol-1-phosphate dehydrogenase: protein MRNSPSHTMELPRLILVGEKNIGNFGKFLLDLGPTKKVSIIAGNHVQKIVKTKIAKSLASSKIKSAWHVPSTNDEKSIRAVEAQVRKDKADLIIGVGGGRSVDIAKMISYNLGKPFVSVPTAASHDGIASPFVSVKGEKPHSLVATAPLGVFVDIDVIKKAPKKLLTAGCGDLVAKITAVKDWQLGRDNTGEYYGRYSSNLASMSAKILLEATEKKKRPDVREIVEALISAGVASCIAGSSRPCSGSEHLFSHALDKLAPNVGLHGEKCGIGAILMAKLQGQDWKKIANTLKNVGAPTTAKQIGLKKEILAQALVIAQSLRPERYTILKRVKMTEKKALELAKSTGVI, encoded by the coding sequence ATGCGCAATTCTCCATCTCACACAATGGAGCTTCCACGCCTGATTTTGGTTGGAGAAAAAAACATTGGAAATTTTGGGAAATTCCTACTGGACCTGGGCCCAACAAAAAAGGTCTCTATCATTGCAGGAAATCATGTTCAAAAAATTGTCAAAACCAAAATTGCAAAATCACTGGCCAGCTCTAAAATCAAGTCAGCCTGGCATGTGCCCAGCACAAACGATGAGAAATCAATTAGGGCAGTAGAGGCCCAAGTAAGAAAGGACAAGGCTGATCTCATAATTGGAGTAGGGGGCGGAAGGTCAGTAGACATTGCAAAAATGATCTCCTACAACTTGGGCAAGCCGTTTGTTAGTGTGCCGACTGCTGCATCACATGATGGAATAGCAAGTCCATTTGTATCTGTCAAGGGTGAAAAACCACACTCCTTAGTTGCGACTGCACCGCTTGGGGTCTTTGTGGATATTGATGTTATCAAAAAGGCGCCAAAGAAGCTCTTGACAGCTGGATGCGGTGACTTGGTTGCAAAAATCACCGCAGTAAAGGACTGGCAGCTTGGACGCGACAACACCGGCGAATACTATGGCCGTTATTCATCAAATCTAGCATCAATGAGTGCCAAAATTCTGCTAGAGGCAACTGAAAAGAAAAAGCGGCCAGACGTTCGCGAAATAGTCGAAGCCCTGATCAGTGCGGGAGTTGCCTCGTGCATTGCTGGAAGTAGCAGGCCTTGTTCTGGATCAGAACATCTATTTTCTCATGCGCTGGACAAGCTAGCGCCAAATGTTGGCCTTCATGGAGAAAAATGCGGAATTGGGGCCATTTTGATGGCAAAACTCCAAGGCCAGGACTGGAAAAAAATTGCAAACACGCTCAAAAATGTTGGCGCACCAACCACTGCAAAGCAGATTGGCCTCAAAAAGGAAATACTAGCTCAGGCGCTAGTCATTGCGCAATCATTGCGGCCTGAGCGATACACCATTCTAAAGCGGGTCAAGATGACGGAAAAGAAGGCACTGGAGCTTGCTAAAAGTACCGGCGTGATCTAG
- a CDS encoding proteasome subunit beta translates to MSANSVEDKILHGTTTVGIKASDGVVLCADMRASAGYFIANNNTMKVQQLARHAGMTMAGGVADAQNITDVLRYHANIHLVQKNENIPIRSLARLCSLMFHQNRGYPFIADILIGGYDKQGPQLVNIDVFGSVEEKKYVTTGSGSPVAYGTLEDEYRDNLTVNEAKVIALRAVKAAIVRNIGTGDGINVAVIDKDGYRLLTKEQKKAIIAL, encoded by the coding sequence GTGTCAGCTAATAGCGTAGAAGACAAAATTCTACATGGAACAACCACGGTAGGTATCAAGGCAAGCGACGGCGTAGTCTTGTGTGCAGACATGCGTGCAAGCGCAGGCTATTTCATTGCAAACAACAACACAATGAAAGTGCAACAGCTAGCAAGACATGCAGGAATGACAATGGCAGGAGGAGTTGCAGATGCGCAAAACATCACAGATGTTCTGAGATATCACGCAAACATTCACTTGGTACAAAAAAATGAAAACATTCCAATCAGATCACTTGCAAGACTCTGCTCACTGATGTTCCACCAAAACAGGGGCTATCCGTTCATTGCGGATATTCTCATTGGCGGATACGACAAGCAAGGACCGCAGCTGGTAAACATTGACGTGTTTGGCTCTGTTGAAGAGAAAAAATACGTCACAACAGGTAGCGGCTCACCAGTGGCATACGGAACCCTAGAAGACGAATACCGAGACAACCTCACAGTAAATGAGGCAAAGGTAATCGCATTGCGTGCTGTAAAAGCAGCAATTGTTAGAAACATTGGAACCGGCGACGGAATCAATGTCGCAGTTATCGATAAAGACGGCTATCGACTTTTGACCAAAGAGCAAAAGAAAGCCATCATTGCTTTGTAG